The following coding sequences lie in one Oceanicola sp. 502str15 genomic window:
- a CDS encoding NAD(P)(+) transhydrogenase (Re/Si-specific) subunit beta — translation MDFGFTTAAYVVSAVLFILSLGGLSGQESAKRAVWYGIVGMGLAVVATLIGPGSGLWLLTLLLIAGGGAIGYMVATKVQMTEMPQLVAAMHSLVGLAAVFVGFNAHFTVKAVEGAHGAEVVGTFAQLVAHKSAVELNILAVELFLGVFIGAVTFTGSVVAYGKLAGKLTSAATKLPGGHMLNAGAAALSVICLLWYANTGGFFPLFVMTLCALFIGYHLIMGIGGADMPVVVSMLNSYSGWAAAAIGFSLGNDLLIVVGALVGSSGAILSYIMCKAMNRQFVSVILGGFGGGGGEQMAVEGEQVAIEADGVANALNEADSVVIVPGYGMAVAQAQGAVSELTRKLRAAGKEVRFAIHPVAGRLPGHMNVLLAEAKVPYDIVLEMDEINDDFPDTDVVIVIGSNDIVNPAAQDDPNSPIAGMPVLEVWKAKQVFVSKRGQGTGYSGIENPLFFKDNTRMFYGDAKDSVNKLLPMID, via the coding sequence ATGGATTTCGGATTCACTACGGCCGCCTACGTTGTCTCGGCGGTTCTTTTCATCCTCTCGCTGGGCGGGCTTTCGGGCCAGGAAAGCGCCAAGCGAGCTGTCTGGTACGGCATTGTCGGCATGGGGCTGGCGGTTGTCGCCACGCTCATCGGCCCCGGATCGGGCCTGTGGCTGCTGACGCTGCTGCTCATCGCGGGCGGCGGGGCGATCGGCTACATGGTCGCCACCAAGGTTCAGATGACGGAGATGCCGCAGCTTGTGGCGGCGATGCACTCGCTCGTCGGCCTGGCGGCGGTGTTCGTCGGCTTCAACGCCCATTTCACGGTGAAGGCCGTGGAAGGGGCGCATGGCGCTGAGGTGGTTGGCACCTTTGCTCAGCTGGTTGCGCACAAGTCTGCCGTCGAGCTGAACATTCTGGCCGTCGAGCTGTTTCTGGGCGTGTTCATCGGCGCGGTGACTTTCACCGGCTCCGTCGTCGCCTATGGCAAGCTGGCCGGCAAGCTGACCTCGGCGGCCACCAAGCTGCCGGGCGGGCATATGCTGAACGCGGGCGCGGCGGCGCTCTCGGTCATCTGCCTGCTGTGGTATGCCAACACCGGCGGGTTCTTTCCGCTCTTCGTGATGACGCTCTGCGCGCTGTTTATCGGCTACCATCTCATCATGGGCATCGGCGGCGCCGACATGCCGGTGGTTGTTTCGATGCTCAACAGCTACTCGGGCTGGGCGGCGGCGGCGATCGGTTTCAGCCTCGGCAACGACCTGCTGATCGTGGTGGGTGCCCTCGTGGGCTCCTCGGGCGCGATCCTGAGCTACATCATGTGCAAGGCCATGAACCGGCAATTCGTGAGCGTGATCCTCGGCGGCTTCGGCGGCGGGGGCGGCGAGCAGATGGCCGTGGAAGGCGAGCAGGTGGCGATCGAGGCCGATGGCGTGGCCAACGCGCTGAACGAGGCCGACTCGGTGGTGATCGTGCCCGGCTACGGCATGGCCGTGGCGCAGGCGCAGGGCGCGGTCAGCGAGCTGACCCGCAAGCTGCGCGCCGCCGGCAAGGAGGTGCGCTTTGCGATCCACCCTGTCGCGGGCCGACTGCCCGGGCACATGAACGTGCTGCTGGCCGAGGCGAAAGTTCCTTACGACATCGTGCTGGAGATGGACGAGATCAACGACGATTTCCCCGATACCGACGTGGTCATCGTCATCGGCTCGAACGACATCGTGAACCCGGCCGCGCAGGACGACCCGAACTCTCCCATCGCGGGGATGCCGGTGCTTGAAGTCTGGAAGGCCAAGCAGGTGTTCGTCTCCAAGCGGGGGCAGGGCACGGGCTACTCGGGGATCGAGAACCCGCTGTTCTTCAAGGACAACACGCGGATGTTCTACGGCGATGCGAAGGACTCGGTGAACAAGCTGCTGCCGATGATCGACTAA
- a CDS encoding pyridoxamine 5'-phosphate oxidase family protein: MTHSHTDKDITALRKALFDALEDERTGMLAINDRDSHAQPMTHYFDKNARALRFITASDTGLARDVGTGAQAHFTLTSRDGQVYACMTGPIVASEDRALLESLWSPAAGMWFEDGIDDPKVLLLEMPLREAAVWTVDANALQFGIEMLRANLGEHKPDLGDHAVIDLAA, encoded by the coding sequence ATGACCCATTCCCACACCGACAAGGACATCACCGCCCTGCGCAAGGCGCTCTTCGACGCGCTCGAGGATGAGCGCACCGGGATGCTCGCCATCAACGACCGCGATTCCCATGCGCAGCCCATGACCCACTACTTCGACAAGAACGCCCGCGCCCTTCGCTTCATCACCGCCAGCGACACCGGCCTGGCCCGCGATGTAGGCACCGGGGCGCAGGCCCACTTCACCCTCACCAGCCGCGACGGCCAGGTCTACGCCTGCATGACCGGCCCGATCGTGGCCTCCGAAGACCGCGCCCTGCTCGAAAGCCTGTGGTCCCCCGCCGCCGGCATGTGGTTCGAAGACGGGATCGACGACCCCAAGGTGCTGCTGCTCGAAATGCCGCTGCGCGAGGCCGCCGTCTGGACGGTGGATGCAAACGCCCTGCAATTCGGCATCGAGATGCTGCGTGCCAATCTCGGCGAGCACAAACCCGACCTCGGCGATCACGCCGTCATCGACCTCGCCGCCTGA
- a CDS encoding gamma-glutamyl-gamma-aminobutyrate hydrolase family protein, whose amino-acid sequence MTRPIVGIICNSHLMNEQYPVHAGGTMNSDAVAQVTGAMPVLIPADPRFVSVAELMEMCDGFVFPGGRPNVHPEEYGEAETEAHGAFDRARDAVALPLIRACVEKGQPILGICRGFQEVAVAMGSTLHPEIRELPGRMNHRMPPDGTIEEKFALRHKVTLEEGGQFEKVFGAREVMTNTLHGQGIKNPGPRIHIEGTAPDGTPEAIVVRDAPGFTLSVQWHPEYNAAEDPVSRPLFEAFGCAVREWRAEGRRPGLKSVG is encoded by the coding sequence ATGACACGTCCCATCGTTGGTATCATCTGCAACTCTCACCTGATGAACGAGCAATACCCCGTTCACGCGGGCGGGACGATGAACAGTGATGCGGTGGCGCAGGTGACGGGCGCGATGCCGGTGCTGATCCCGGCCGATCCGCGCTTCGTGAGCGTGGCGGAGCTGATGGAGATGTGCGACGGCTTCGTCTTTCCCGGCGGGCGGCCCAATGTGCACCCCGAGGAATACGGCGAGGCCGAGACCGAGGCCCATGGCGCCTTTGACCGGGCCCGCGATGCGGTGGCGCTGCCGCTGATCCGCGCCTGCGTGGAGAAGGGCCAGCCGATCCTGGGTATCTGCCGGGGCTTTCAGGAAGTTGCCGTGGCCATGGGCAGCACGCTGCACCCCGAGATCCGCGAGCTTCCGGGCCGGATGAACCACCGGATGCCCCCAGACGGCACCATCGAGGAGAAGTTCGCCCTGCGCCACAAGGTGACGCTGGAAGAGGGCGGGCAGTTCGAGAAGGTCTTTGGCGCGCGCGAGGTGATGACCAACACGCTGCACGGGCAGGGTATCAAGAACCCCGGGCCGCGCATTCACATCGAGGGGACGGCCCCTGACGGCACTCCGGAGGCGATCGTGGTGCGCGATGCGCCGGGCTTCACGCTCTCGGTGCAATGGCACCCCGAGTACAACGCCGCGGAAGACCCGGTGAGTCGCCCGCTGTTCGAAGCCTTCGGCTGTGCGGTGCGCGAGTGGCGTGCCGAGGGCCGCCGTCCGGGCCTCAAAAGCGTCGGCTGA
- a CDS encoding DUF3422 family protein, producing MAEINDHPLRYQLANELHARPFPALEVPCRAAYLALKPAEGAAGRDREAERAHLIDLLDRHGAPHPQPDATHYSGQLGRHQIKWESHTEFVTYTIFGPGVADTPFDAATFGMFPEDWLARAPGVRVTSALVRVEPMPDSPETASKKLDSWMVAESIAVSEVVDGDVIVGTDFRIDPRGHVRFGCFVKPGVGPQRVGRVVQRLTEIETYKAMSMLGLGRARRLSGPLSQLDDELSELMAAMTGERARPAEAELEKLLKVAVEIETLLTHASFRFGATQAYEAIVWQRIEVLREQRFLGRQTLKEFMTRRYDPAMRTVKSTEGRLQAMAARSARASDLLRTRVDVERQAQNQALLASMDKRADLQLRLQQTVEGLSVVAISYYAVSLGTYMLEPFAKSAGIEKGWLTAGLTPVVIALVWLAVRRIRKRLH from the coding sequence ATGGCTGAGATCAACGATCACCCGCTGCGCTACCAGCTGGCCAACGAGCTGCATGCGCGGCCGTTTCCGGCGCTGGAGGTGCCCTGCCGCGCGGCCTATCTGGCGCTGAAGCCCGCCGAGGGCGCGGCGGGTCGGGACCGGGAGGCGGAGCGGGCGCATCTGATCGACCTGCTCGATCGCCACGGCGCGCCGCATCCGCAGCCCGATGCCACCCATTACTCGGGCCAGCTGGGCCGCCATCAGATCAAATGGGAGAGCCACACCGAGTTCGTGACTTACACGATCTTCGGTCCCGGCGTGGCGGACACCCCTTTTGATGCGGCCACTTTCGGCATGTTCCCTGAAGATTGGCTTGCGCGTGCGCCCGGTGTTCGGGTGACCTCGGCGCTGGTGCGGGTGGAGCCGATGCCCGACAGCCCGGAAACCGCCTCGAAGAAGCTCGACTCCTGGATGGTGGCCGAGAGCATTGCGGTGTCGGAGGTGGTGGATGGCGATGTGATCGTGGGCACCGATTTCAGGATCGACCCGCGCGGCCATGTGCGCTTTGGCTGCTTCGTGAAGCCCGGCGTGGGGCCGCAGCGCGTGGGGCGGGTGGTGCAGCGGCTCACCGAGATCGAGACCTACAAGGCGATGTCGATGCTCGGTCTGGGCCGGGCGCGGCGGCTTTCGGGGCCGCTGTCGCAGCTGGATGACGAGCTGTCCGAGCTGATGGCGGCAATGACCGGCGAGCGCGCGCGCCCGGCGGAGGCGGAGCTGGAGAAACTGCTGAAGGTGGCGGTGGAAATCGAGACGCTGCTGACCCATGCCAGCTTTCGATTTGGCGCGACGCAGGCCTATGAGGCGATCGTCTGGCAGCGAATCGAGGTGCTGCGGGAGCAGCGGTTCTTGGGGCGGCAGACGCTGAAGGAGTTCATGACGCGGCGCTATGACCCTGCGATGCGCACGGTGAAAAGCACCGAAGGGCGGTTGCAGGCGATGGCGGCGCGTTCGGCGCGGGCGAGCGACCTGCTGCGCACAAGGGTCGACGTGGAGCGGCAGGCGCAGAACCAGGCGCTGCTGGCGTCGATGGACAAGCGGGCCGACCTGCAACTGCGGCTGCAACAGACGGTGGAAGGGCTCTCGGTGGTCGCGATCAGCTACTATGCGGTGAGCCTTGGCACCTACATGCTGGAGCCCTTCGCCAAGAGCGCAGGCATCGAGAAGGGCTGGTTGACGGCGGGGCTGACGCCCGTGGTCATTGCGCTGGTCTGGCTTGCGGTGCGGCGGATCCGGAAGAGGTTGCATTAG
- a CDS encoding esterase family protein — protein MKMMLYAAGAAVCAFPSFAGEIATYSFASETLGRDYAYTVYLPEGYEESGLSYPHMYLLHGSGGNETSWVVDGHAKQILDKAIADGTMPPAVVIMPGSLSWWVDGYNEAAETAFFDDLIPHIEATWRVIPEREGRVVGGLSAGGYGTVNFVLEHPEMFAAGAAMSPAAYVPQPPASSSANRHATYLDAEGNYDPEKWTELNYTAYLDDYLAGDVVVPMYINSGDHDVFDIAYHGAVLYQKLREHQPNDVEYRVIDGDHEWQVWIDTLPEALNYVFSHTVLPRGELPMAASQ, from the coding sequence ATGAAGATGATGCTTTATGCCGCTGGTGCGGCGGTTTGTGCGTTTCCGAGTTTTGCCGGTGAAATTGCGACCTACAGCTTTGCGTCCGAGACGCTCGGGCGGGATTATGCCTATACGGTCTATCTGCCCGAAGGCTACGAGGAGAGCGGGCTGAGCTATCCGCATATGTACCTGTTGCACGGCTCGGGCGGCAACGAGACGAGCTGGGTGGTGGATGGCCATGCCAAGCAGATCCTCGACAAGGCGATTGCCGATGGCACAATGCCACCTGCCGTGGTCATCATGCCCGGCAGCCTGAGCTGGTGGGTCGATGGCTACAACGAGGCAGCGGAAACTGCGTTTTTCGACGATCTCATCCCGCATATCGAGGCCACCTGGCGGGTGATCCCCGAGCGCGAGGGTCGGGTTGTGGGCGGGCTCTCCGCGGGGGGCTATGGCACGGTCAATTTCGTGCTGGAACACCCCGAGATGTTTGCCGCCGGGGCTGCCATGTCGCCGGCCGCCTATGTGCCGCAGCCGCCTGCGAGCTCTTCGGCCAATCGCCACGCCACCTATCTGGACGCGGAGGGCAACTATGACCCCGAAAAGTGGACCGAGCTGAACTACACCGCCTATCTCGATGACTACCTCGCCGGGGATGTGGTGGTGCCGATGTATATCAACTCGGGCGACCATGACGTGTTCGACATCGCCTACCACGGCGCGGTGCTTTACCAGAAACTGCGCGAGCACCAGCCGAACGATGTGGAATATCGGGTGATCGACGGCGATCACGAGTGGCAGGTCTGGATCGACACGCTGCCCGAGGCGCTGAACTACGTGTTCTCGCACACCGTTCTGCCGCGCGGCGAACTGCCGATGGCGGCCAGCCAGTAG
- a CDS encoding Re/Si-specific NAD(P)(+) transhydrogenase subunit alpha, whose protein sequence is MKIGTPKEVLDGENRVAMTPDSATQLQKLGHECLIETGAGEKAGFSDAAYEAAGVTVVKTPAALWKEADVIAKVRIPTDTEAKRMREGQTLISFFAPAENEKQMSALAKKGSTVVAMEMVPRISRAQKMDALSSMANIAGYRAVIEAGNNFGRFFTGQVTAAGKVPPAKVLVVGAGVAGLAAIGTSTSLGAITYAFDVRPEVAEQIESMGAEFVFLDFEEAQQDGAATGGYAAPSSPEFREKQLEKFRELAPEIDIVICTALIPGRAAPVLWTADMVEMMKPGSVIVDLAAERGGNCELTKADEKIVTDNGVTIVGYTDFPSRMATQSSTLYATNIRHMLTDLTPEKDGVIDHNMEDDVIRGATVAHAGEVTFPPPPPKVQAIAAVKREKPKELTPEEKRAAEVAAFKAQTKQQVTLIAVGAALLLAVGLVAPASFMQHFIVFVLSVFVGFQVIWNVSHSLHTPLMAVTNAISSIIILGALMQMGSGSFIVVLLAALSVFMAGINIFGGFLVTRRMLAMFQKS, encoded by the coding sequence TTGAAAATCGGAACGCCCAAGGAAGTTCTCGACGGCGAGAACCGCGTGGCCATGACGCCGGATTCGGCGACACAATTGCAAAAGCTCGGACATGAGTGCCTGATCGAAACCGGAGCCGGCGAAAAGGCCGGGTTCTCCGATGCGGCCTATGAGGCGGCAGGTGTCACCGTGGTGAAGACCCCGGCGGCACTGTGGAAAGAGGCCGATGTGATCGCCAAGGTGCGCATCCCGACCGACACCGAGGCCAAGCGGATGCGCGAGGGGCAGACCCTCATTTCCTTCTTCGCTCCGGCCGAGAACGAAAAGCAGATGAGCGCGCTGGCCAAGAAGGGCAGCACCGTGGTTGCCATGGAGATGGTGCCCCGCATCAGCCGCGCCCAGAAGATGGATGCGCTTTCGTCGATGGCCAACATCGCCGGCTATCGCGCCGTGATTGAGGCGGGCAACAACTTTGGCCGCTTCTTCACCGGGCAGGTGACGGCGGCGGGCAAGGTGCCCCCGGCCAAGGTGCTGGTGGTGGGCGCAGGTGTGGCCGGGTTGGCCGCGATCGGCACCTCCACCTCGCTCGGCGCGATCACCTATGCCTTCGATGTGCGCCCCGAAGTGGCCGAGCAGATCGAGAGCATGGGCGCAGAGTTCGTCTTCCTCGACTTCGAGGAAGCCCAGCAGGACGGTGCGGCGACGGGCGGCTATGCGGCCCCCTCCAGCCCCGAGTTCCGCGAGAAGCAGCTCGAGAAGTTCCGCGAGCTGGCCCCCGAGATCGACATCGTCATCTGTACCGCGCTGATCCCGGGCCGCGCCGCGCCCGTGCTCTGGACCGCCGATATGGTCGAGATGATGAAGCCCGGTTCGGTGATCGTGGACCTTGCCGCAGAGCGCGGCGGCAACTGCGAGCTGACCAAGGCCGACGAGAAGATCGTGACCGACAATGGCGTGACCATCGTGGGCTACACCGACTTCCCGAGCCGGATGGCGACCCAGTCCTCCACGCTCTATGCCACCAACATCCGTCACATGCTGACCGATCTCACCCCCGAGAAGGACGGTGTCATCGACCACAACATGGAAGATGACGTGATCCGGGGCGCGACCGTGGCCCATGCGGGCGAAGTCACCTTCCCGCCGCCGCCGCCGAAGGTTCAGGCGATTGCGGCCGTGAAGCGGGAAAAGCCCAAGGAGCTGACGCCCGAGGAGAAGCGCGCCGCCGAGGTGGCCGCCTTCAAGGCGCAGACCAAGCAACAGGTGACGCTGATCGCCGTGGGTGCGGCGCTGCTGCTGGCCGTGGGTCTGGTGGCCCCGGCGAGCTTCATGCAGCACTTCATCGTTTTCGTGCTCTCGGTCTTCGTCGGCTTCCAGGTGATCTGGAACGTGTCGCACAGCCTGCACACGCCTCTGATGGCCGTGACCAACGCGATCTCCTCGATCATCATCCTTGGCGCCCTGATGCAGATGGGCTCCGGCTCGTTCATCGTGGTGCTGCTCGCCGCGCTCTCGGTCTTCATGGCCGGGATCAACATCTTCGGCGGTTTCCTCGTCACCCGGCGCATGCTCGCCATGTTCCAGAAATCGTAA
- a CDS encoding helix-hairpin-helix domain-containing protein, whose protein sequence is MVRLTDIPGIGPAMAAKLVGAGISDPAGLAAATVATLTAIPGISPARAGAWKAAAAGKLAAPASRRPVTPARAPIKRRVTKPAPAAKAVPIEEKPSAGAVGQAVALAEKKAELEKAEPQASEKKAADKKAAAKKAGAKGKTKKADKKAAEKKAAEKKAAEKKAARKAEKKAAEKAAAKKAEKKKAAKAKDDKKKAGKKAASKKSKSGKKNKK, encoded by the coding sequence ATGGTGCGCCTGACCGACATTCCGGGCATCGGCCCTGCCATGGCGGCCAAGCTGGTGGGGGCGGGCATTTCCGACCCTGCCGGCCTGGCGGCGGCCACGGTGGCCACGCTCACCGCGATCCCGGGCATCTCGCCCGCCCGCGCCGGCGCGTGGAAAGCGGCGGCGGCCGGCAAGCTCGCAGCGCCGGCGTCGCGCCGCCCTGTCACGCCTGCCCGCGCCCCGATCAAGCGCCGAGTGACCAAGCCCGCGCCCGCCGCCAAGGCGGTTCCGATCGAGGAGAAGCCCTCTGCCGGGGCCGTGGGCCAGGCTGTCGCGCTCGCGGAAAAGAAGGCCGAGCTGGAGAAGGCGGAGCCGCAGGCGAGCGAGAAGAAGGCGGCGGACAAAAAGGCGGCGGCCAAGAAGGCCGGGGCCAAGGGAAAGACGAAGAAGGCCGATAAGAAGGCCGCCGAGAAGAAGGCCGCCGAGAAGAAGGCCGCCGAGAAGAAGGCGGCCCGGAAGGCCGAGAAGAAGGCGGCCGAAAAGGCCGCTGCCAAGAAGGCCGAGAAGAAAAAGGCCGCAAAGGCCAAGGACGACAAGAAGAAGGCCGGCAAGAAGGCCGCTTCGAAGAAGTCGAAATCAGGCAAGAAAAACAAGAAGTAA
- a CDS encoding type III PLP-dependent enzyme: MTMMFDAGLPAVPVSLPATNRAEAFILANDFDKPTLVIDTDAVARQFHALKAGLGGAAIHYAVKANPAREVIARLLDEGSNFDAASRGEIELCLSLGARPEQISFGNTIKRVSDIAFAHAAGLTLFAADSDEELEKLAEHAPGAQVYIRLLVDNPEADWPLSRKFGCSRETALRLLGVARELGLDPVGFSFHVGSQTKRTRMWQGVLDYVGGIWADAQAAGHQLTLINIGGGFPAFYGEEIDAPTAYAEGVRKMVEARFPGARIMAEPGRGMVAEAGAIAAEVLLVSRKSDNDIHRWVYLDIGRFSGLAETEGEAIRYQMLTPHDGEATGPCILAGPSCDSADVLYEKRPMPLPMSLKAGDKVVIRNCGAYTSSYSSVGFNGFPPLDVVVI, encoded by the coding sequence ATGACGATGATGTTTGACGCCGGCCTGCCGGCCGTTCCCGTATCCCTGCCTGCAACCAACCGCGCCGAGGCTTTCATCCTCGCCAATGACTTCGACAAGCCGACGCTGGTGATCGACACCGATGCGGTGGCCCGTCAGTTTCATGCGCTGAAGGCCGGTCTGGGTGGGGCTGCCATTCATTATGCCGTCAAGGCCAACCCGGCCCGCGAGGTGATTGCCCGCCTGCTGGACGAGGGCTCCAACTTCGATGCCGCCTCGCGCGGCGAGATCGAGCTGTGCCTGTCGCTGGGGGCCCGTCCCGAGCAGATCAGCTTTGGCAACACCATCAAGCGCGTGTCCGACATTGCCTTTGCCCATGCTGCGGGCCTGACCCTCTTCGCCGCCGACAGCGACGAAGAGCTGGAGAAGCTCGCCGAGCATGCGCCGGGTGCGCAGGTCTACATTCGCCTGCTGGTCGACAACCCCGAGGCCGACTGGCCGCTGTCGCGCAAGTTCGGCTGCTCGCGTGAAACCGCGCTGCGGCTGCTGGGCGTGGCCCGCGAGCTGGGTCTGGACCCGGTGGGCTTCTCGTTCCACGTGGGCTCGCAGACCAAACGCACCCGCATGTGGCAGGGCGTGCTCGACTATGTTGGCGGTATCTGGGCCGATGCGCAGGCGGCCGGTCATCAGCTGACTCTCATCAACATCGGCGGCGGCTTTCCGGCCTTCTACGGCGAAGAGATCGACGCCCCCACGGCCTATGCAGAAGGCGTTCGTAAGATGGTCGAGGCCCGTTTCCCGGGTGCCCGCATCATGGCGGAGCCGGGCCGTGGCATGGTGGCCGAGGCCGGTGCGATTGCCGCCGAAGTGCTGCTGGTGAGCCGCAAGTCGGACAACGACATTCACCGCTGGGTCTATCTCGACATTGGCCGCTTCTCCGGCCTGGCCGAGACCGAGGGCGAGGCGATCCGTTACCAGATGCTGACCCCGCATGACGGCGAGGCCACCGGCCCCTGCATCCTTGCCGGGCCGTCCTGCGACAGCGCCGACGTGCTCTACGAGAAGCGCCCGATGCCGCTGCCGATGAGCCTGAAGGCGGGCGACAAGGTGGTGATCCGCAACTGCGGTGCCTACACCTCCTCTTACTCGTCGGTCGGCTTCAACGGCTTCCCGCCGCTGGACGTGGTGGTGATCTGA
- a CDS encoding class I adenylate-forming enzyme family protein, producing MNAALRAAFAKAGDAPAMHAQDGQVVSYARFAQLVSGCTARLEALGVVPGQRVAPVSENLVVRVALILAVWRRGADAILTDAPSRPMGRGIKVDHVIADPGQAQVAGPAWHVFDESWMTPAEGAEPEDIDGGGLLFATSGSTGLPKYMWQSADIWYAQTLGFLQLSGKGHGASLVTYAPTTSAFLMAALMCFVTGHGMCLQRGTVEETLAAAKDFGAEILHAPPAVLQDIVTAAEQGAEGPAFGFIRAVGGATGPQLLARLHAQYGPVVTVVGGSNETLLFSMGDHDGSEVPAGWAGTVMPHVTYELRDPELYADLAPGAGRIAVKVPEQLRVQGYIGGGAIYDPEGWVETGDIVSVAPDGTLCFLGRDDFIISLGGNKFAPELIEALAETVPGVIQAGAAPIRGPEGDRLALLAVLEPGGDLEALRARVAKRVVVADALVLAEAGEIPMLPSGKPDRPAIAERAQKG from the coding sequence ATGAACGCGGCGCTCCGGGCGGCCTTTGCCAAGGCCGGTGACGCTCCGGCCATGCATGCGCAGGACGGGCAGGTGGTGAGCTATGCCCGGTTTGCGCAGCTCGTGAGCGGGTGCACCGCGCGGCTGGAGGCGCTGGGCGTGGTGCCGGGCCAGCGGGTTGCGCCGGTCTCAGAGAACCTCGTGGTGCGCGTGGCGCTGATCCTTGCGGTCTGGCGGCGCGGGGCCGATGCGATCCTGACCGACGCGCCTTCGCGTCCGATGGGGCGGGGCATCAAGGTGGATCACGTGATTGCCGACCCCGGGCAGGCGCAGGTGGCCGGGCCGGCGTGGCATGTGTTCGACGAGAGCTGGATGACGCCCGCAGAGGGCGCCGAGCCGGAGGACATCGACGGCGGCGGGCTGCTCTTTGCCACCTCCGGTTCGACCGGCCTGCCCAAGTACATGTGGCAATCTGCCGACATCTGGTATGCGCAGACCCTCGGGTTTTTGCAGCTGAGCGGCAAGGGGCATGGCGCGAGCCTCGTGACCTATGCCCCCACCACCTCGGCCTTCCTGATGGCGGCGCTGATGTGCTTTGTCACCGGCCATGGCATGTGCCTCCAGCGGGGCACGGTCGAGGAGACGCTGGCGGCGGCCAAGGACTTCGGCGCGGAGATCCTCCATGCGCCGCCGGCGGTGTTGCAGGATATCGTGACGGCGGCCGAGCAGGGTGCCGAGGGGCCGGCCTTCGGGTTCATCCGCGCGGTCGGCGGGGCGACGGGGCCGCAGCTTCTGGCGCGGCTTCATGCGCAATACGGGCCGGTGGTGACGGTGGTGGGCGGCTCGAACGAGACGCTGCTGTTCTCGATGGGAGACCATGACGGGAGCGAGGTGCCTGCGGGTTGGGCCGGAACGGTGATGCCCCATGTGACCTACGAGCTGCGCGACCCGGAGCTTTACGCCGACCTCGCCCCGGGGGCCGGGCGCATCGCGGTGAAGGTGCCCGAGCAGCTCAGGGTGCAGGGCTACATCGGCGGTGGCGCGATCTACGACCCGGAGGGCTGGGTGGAGACGGGGGATATCGTCTCTGTCGCGCCGGACGGGACGCTGTGCTTTCTGGGGCGCGACGACTTCATCATCAGCCTTGGTGGCAACAAGTTTGCGCCCGAGCTGATCGAGGCGCTGGCCGAGACCGTGCCGGGGGTGATCCAGGCCGGGGCGGCGCCGATCCGGGGGCCGGAGGGAGACAGGCTGGCGCTGCTGGCGGTGTTGGAGCCCGGCGGCGACCTTGAAGCGCTGCGCGCGCGGGTGGCAAAGCGCGTGGTGGTGGCCGATGCGCTGGTGCTGGCGGAGGCGGGAGAGATCCCGATGCTGCCGAGCGGCAAGCCGGACCGTCCTGCCATTGCGGAGCGGGCGCAGAAGGGCTGA
- a CDS encoding outer membrane beta-barrel protein: MKRPSPKLAAVSIIALAAALPAAAQEFSFGTALEYGEGTFGTEFLGSIDDRGSDSYRLFKLIGDVKYPLGQRGFYVGGDLSLGFAIGGTDNFGNSSGGSLDQLHRARLLGGFRTGDLDLYAATGYAIAKGDFYPGSDNEASTFEGRTLALGMGYSVNDKFDVGIEIIHDDMETTDGEKVAEWKNRAISANATYKF; encoded by the coding sequence ATGAAAAGACCTTCCCCCAAGCTTGCCGCCGTTTCCATCATTGCCCTTGCCGCCGCCCTGCCTGCCGCTGCGCAGGAGTTCAGTTTCGGCACGGCGCTGGAGTACGGCGAAGGCACCTTTGGCACCGAGTTCCTCGGCAGCATCGATGACCGGGGCAGCGACAGCTACCGCCTGTTCAAGCTGATCGGGGATGTGAAATACCCGCTGGGGCAGCGCGGCTTCTACGTGGGCGGCGATCTGTCTCTCGGCTTTGCCATCGGCGGCACCGACAATTTCGGCAACTCCTCGGGCGGCTCGCTCGACCAGTTGCACCGCGCCCGTCTGCTGGGCGGCTTCCGCACCGGCGATCTCGATCTCTACGCGGCCACCGGCTACGCGATTGCCAAGGGCGATTTCTACCCCGGCTCCGACAATGAAGCCTCGACCTTCGAGGGCCGCACCCTCGCGCTCGGCATGGGCTACAGCGTGAATGACAAGTTCGATGTGGGCATCGAGATCATTCACGACGACATGGAAACCACCGACGGCGAGAAGGTGGCAGAGTGGAAGAACCGCGCCATCAGCGCGAACGCGACCTACAAGTTCTGA